A genomic region of Manihot esculenta cultivar AM560-2 chromosome 15, M.esculenta_v8, whole genome shotgun sequence contains the following coding sequences:
- the LOC110601361 gene encoding la-related protein 6C: MAQAQPHRKIEEEEEEEISHHHMDLKEIIKSKPSQSISCSSSSTSSPCSFKFNVQAREFVPRSHSPSTAAQTQMPISGYFYPCFHYLGATAGSDWFFLGEQDPHAYLISNPNLALPNSSNKTTLLTDDLRQKILKQVEYQFSDLSLLANESMSKNISKDPEGYVPISVIASTKKMKSLVNNNQLLAQALQSSAKLVVSEDGKRVKRKIPFTEKDREELQSRTVVVENLPEDHSHQNLEKIFSVVGSVRTIRICHPQESNSSRSKSDFFMSNKLHALVEFENLDTAEKAVEKLNDERNWRKGLRVRVLLRCSPKSVLKSRKSDFDVLLDEEDFPAPESNEGSPPIHQIHNAECIAESINVEENSGPLKKGWARGRGKGKGRGQSHGGRGLLAPFPLSVSSPQCEASAKQASKGPRMPNGTRGFTMGRGRPLGSPALACSMLE, encoded by the exons atggctCAAGCACAGCCCCATCGCAagattgaagaagaagaagaagaagaaatctcCCATCATCACATGGATTTGAAAGAAATTATCAAATCCAAACCATCTCAGAGTATTAGTTGTAGCAGTAGTAGTACCAGTTCTCCTTGTTCTTTCAAATTCAATGTTCAGGCACGTGAATTCGTCCCTAGATCGCATTCTCCGTCCACCGCCGCTCAGACTCAGATGCCTATTTCTGGTTATTTTTATCCTTGCTTTCATTATCTTGGTGCTACTGCTGGATCTGATTGGTTTTTTCTTGGGGAACAAGACCCTCATGCCTATTTGATCTCTAATCCAAATCTTGCTTTGCCCAATTCCTCCAATAAGACTACTCTCCTTACTGATGATCTTCGCCAAAAGATCCTCAAACAG GTGGAGTACCAGTTCAGTGATCTGAGCCTTCTTGCAAATGAATCCATGTCAAAAAACATAAGCAAAGATCCTGAAGGTTATG TACCGATATCTGTGATTGCTTCCACAAAGAAAATGAAGTCCCTTGTTAATAATAACCAATTGCTTGCCCAAGCACTTCAGTCCTCTGCAAAACTT GTTGTCAGCGAAGATGGCAAGAGAGTTAAACGTAAAATCCCTTTTACTGAGAAAGACAGAGAAGAATTGCAG TCTCGTACTGTTGTGGTGGAGAATTTGCCTGAAGATCACTCTCATCAAAACCTTGAGAAAATTTTTAGCGTGGTTGGAAG TGTAAGAACCATCAGAATATGTCATCCTCAAGAGTCTAATTCTTCTCGTAGTAAAAGTGATTTTTTCATGAGCAACAAG CTACATGCACTTGTGGAGTTTGAGAATCTAGATACAGCAGAGAAAGCG GTTGAGAAGTTGAATGATGAAAGGAATTGGAGGAAAGGCCTCCGAGTCAGGGTGCTGCTCAGATGCTCA CCAAAATCTGTCCTCAAGAGCAGAAAGTCTGACTTTGACGTCCTGTTGGATGAAGAAGACTTTCCAGCTCCAGAATCAAATGAAGGTTCTCCTCCGATTCATCAGATTCACAATGCAGAATGTATCGCTGAGAGTATTAAT GTGGAAGAAAATTCAGGGCCATTGAAGAAGGGATGGGCAAGAGGTCGTGGCAAGGGCAAAGGACGTGGTCAAAGCCATGGTGGTCGAGGCCTGCTTGCCCCGTTTCCACTGTCTGTTAGCTCTCCCCAATGTGAAGCATCTGCTAAACAGGCCTCCAAGGGTCCAAGAATGCCTAATGGGACAAGGGGTTTCACCATGGGCCGTGGGAGGCCACTAGGAAGTCCAGCTCTGGCCTGTTCAATGCTAGAATAA
- the LOC110600850 gene encoding transcription factor HRS1, which produces MGSVPPDLSLDFRPTYVPKTISDFLKEVSLIGDVSEKVSKLDGFVKGLEEEMNKIDAFKRELPLCMLLLNDAILFLKAESIQYAASNNPPILEEFIPLKKNCDDDDDDDEQDGRINKEKDSRDKKNWMSSVQLWNTNDHPSTNYIFDKKQSLKLESKITKRGNQYEKEDTFQVCNSRSAARAFMPFKTYSGLSRNDDNDNNSNGELPVPGLSLLTPGIKNFREESSSTSSRISCSRAVSSSAPNPHSNLQNGPQPHQQQTARKQRRCWSPELHRRFVNALQQLGGSQAATPKQIRELMQVDGLTNDEVKSHLQKYRLHTRRMPPATAASANQSVVVLGGLWMSKDQYGDSMKATSSQSGSPQGPLQFAGNTGGTSTTGGDSMEDDEDAKSEGYSWKSHIHRSVKDDV; this is translated from the exons ATGGGTTCGGTCCCTCCTGATCTGAGCTTGGATTTTAGGCCTACTTATGTGCCCAAAACGATTAGTGATTTCCTCAAGGAGGTATCGTTGATCGGAGACGTTTCTGAGAAGGTTTCGAAACTTGACGGTTTTGTCAAGGGTTTGGAAGAGGAAATGAACAAGATCGATGCGTTTAAGCGAGAGCTCCCTCTTTGCATGCTTCTATTGAATGATG CAATTCTATTTTTGAAGGCAGAGTCAATACAGTATGCAGCATCAAATAATCCACCAATTTTAGAAGAATTCATTCCATTGAAGAAAAActgtgatgatgatgatgatgatgatgaacaaGATGGTCGAATCAATAAGGAAAAAGACTCCAGAGACAAGAAAAATTGGATGAGCTCTGTTCAGCTATGGAATACTAATGATCATCCATCTACTAATTACATCTTTGATAAAAAACAAAGTCTCAAACTAGAATCTAAG ATAACTaagagaggaaatcaatatgaaaaaGAGGATACATTCCAGGTCTGCAATAGCAGGAGTGCAGCAAGAGCATTTATGCCATTTAAGACCTACTCTGGTTTATCAAGGAATGatgataatgataataatagtaATGGAGAATTGCCGGTTCCTGGCCTTTCTCTTTTAACTCCAGGAATCAAGAACTTTAGGGAAGAATCTAGCTCTACAAGTTCAAGAATCAGTTGCAGTAGAGCAGTTTCATCTTCTGCCCCTAATCCTCATTCTAATTTACAAAATGGTCCACAACCGCATCAGCAACAGACTGCTAGGAAGCAGAGGAGGTGCTGGTCCCCGGAGTTGCATCGCCGGTTTGTCAATGCTCTGCAACAACTTGGAGGCTCTCAAG CTGCTACTCCAAAGCAGATTAGAGAACTAATGCAAGTTGATGGCTTGACCAATGATGAAGTGAAGAGTCATTTGCAA AAATACCGACTCCATACGCGAAGAATGCCACCAGCAACAGCTGCCTCTGCAAACCAATCTGTAGTTGTTTTGGGGGGTTTGTGGATGTCCAAAGATCAGTATGGTGACTCCATGAAGGCTACCAGTTCCCAGTCTGGCTCTCCTCAAGGTCCCCTGCAATTTGCAGGAAACACTGGAGGAACCTCTACCACTGGAGGCGATAGCATGGAAGATGATGAGGATGCTAAATCTGAGGGCTATAGCTGGAAGAGTCATATACACAGATCAGTGAAAGATGATGTATAG